The following proteins come from a genomic window of bacterium:
- a CDS encoding cbb3-type cytochrome c oxidase N-terminal domain-containing protein, whose amino-acid sequence MKDRTPNQLLDHNYDGIEEYDNPLPRWWVWIFWATIIFAELYFIWFHLGPGRSIHDEYAEEMATWDARLAELAPAAVSEADLQKILGDPARVQAGALVFAGKCMPCHAADGGGMTGLGPNLTDDWWKQGDGSLAAIYQVVRDGVAGTAMQAWDQQLKPGELQEVTAFVHSLQGTTPANPKEPEGRQLGVADQAAGQ is encoded by the coding sequence ATGAAGGACCGGACTCCCAACCAGCTGTTGGACCACAACTACGACGGCATCGAAGAGTACGACAACCCGCTGCCCCGGTGGTGGGTGTGGATCTTCTGGGCCACCATCATTTTCGCCGAGCTCTACTTCATCTGGTTCCATCTTGGTCCCGGGCGCAGCATCCACGACGAGTACGCCGAGGAGATGGCCACCTGGGACGCCCGCTTGGCCGAGCTGGCTCCCGCCGCGGTCAGCGAGGCCGACCTCCAGAAGATCCTCGGGGATCCGGCCCGCGTCCAGGCCGGTGCCCTGGTCTTCGCCGGCAAGTGCATGCCCTGCCACGCCGCCGACGGCGGCGGCATGACCGGCCTGGGGCCCAATCTCACGGACGACTGGTGGAAGCAGGGGGACGGCAGCCTGGCGGCCATCTATCAAGTGGTGCGCGACGGCGTGGCCGGCACCGCCATGCAGGCCTGGGACCAGCAGTTGAAGCCGGGGGAGCTGCAAGAGGTGACGGCCTTCGTCCACTCCCTCCAGGGCACGACGCCGGCCAATCCCAAGGAGCCGGAGGGTCGGCAGCTGGGCGTGGCCGACCAGGCGGCCGGACAGTAA
- the ccoG gene encoding cytochrome c oxidase accessory protein CcoG produces the protein MSEHSVLEAPERVLSTLNKDGSRRWLRPRLARGPWQRRRLVVAWLLIALFTLMPILRLKGKPLMLLDLAAREFTLFGATFHATDTLFLMLLMVGILLSIFLLTALLGRVWCGWGCPQTVYMEYVFRPLERLIEGDHLRQHELDQGGGASPRRMVKHLVFLLISVFLANTFLAYWVGWDRLLHWISGSPLEHWAGFLVMAVTATLVFGDFAWFREQTCIVACPYGRLQSVLLDRHSLIVAYDARRGEPRAKWRRQTAERQGGDCIDCHHCVVVCPTGIDIRAGLQMECIHCTQCMDACDTIMDRIGRPRRLIRYGSQAELETGVRRFLRPRVVLYPLALGLVLGLLVVNLMRREDTVLTMLRGLGTPYSVMPGDSIANTIRLKVDNQRGVDRQYWIRLAEPVGGRAIVAPNPLAVAAGRMNTATIVVLVPRTAFDGGGAAAVFEVEDGLGYQARLAGALLGPASHLAGKAGEESMDPGGDDD, from the coding sequence ATGAGCGAACACTCGGTCCTGGAGGCCCCGGAGCGGGTCCTCTCCACCCTGAACAAGGACGGCAGCCGGCGCTGGCTGCGTCCCCGCCTGGCGCGGGGACCCTGGCAGCGACGCCGCCTGGTGGTGGCTTGGCTGCTCATCGCGCTCTTCACCCTCATGCCCATCCTGCGCCTCAAGGGCAAGCCGCTCATGCTGCTGGACCTGGCGGCCCGCGAGTTCACCCTCTTCGGCGCCACCTTCCACGCCACGGACACCCTCTTCCTCATGTTGCTGATGGTGGGCATCCTGCTCTCCATCTTCCTGCTCACGGCGCTGTTGGGACGGGTCTGGTGCGGCTGGGGCTGTCCCCAGACCGTCTACATGGAATACGTCTTTCGTCCCCTCGAGCGCCTGATCGAGGGCGACCACCTGCGCCAGCACGAGCTGGACCAGGGCGGCGGCGCCAGTCCGCGCCGGATGGTCAAGCATCTGGTCTTCCTGCTCATCTCCGTCTTCCTGGCCAACACCTTCCTCGCCTATTGGGTGGGATGGGACCGGCTCCTGCACTGGATCAGCGGATCCCCGCTGGAACACTGGGCCGGCTTCCTGGTGATGGCGGTGACCGCCACCCTCGTGTTCGGCGATTTCGCCTGGTTCCGGGAGCAGACCTGCATCGTGGCCTGCCCCTACGGCCGTCTCCAGAGCGTGCTGCTGGACCGGCACTCCCTCATCGTGGCCTATGACGCCCGGCGCGGGGAGCCGCGCGCCAAATGGCGCCGGCAAACGGCGGAGCGTCAAGGAGGGGATTGCATCGATTGCCACCATTGCGTGGTGGTCTGTCCCACCGGCATCGACATCCGGGCCGGCCTGCAGATGGAGTGCATCCATTGCACCCAATGCATGGACGCCTGCGACACGATCATGGACCGCATCGGCCGCCCCCGCCGCCTCATCCGCTACGGCAGCCAGGCCGAGCTGGAGACGGGCGTGCGCCGCTTCCTGCGGCCCCGCGTCGTGCTCTACCCGCTGGCCCTCGGCCTGGTCCTGGGATTGCTCGTGGTCAACCTGATGCGCCGGGAGGACACGGTGCTGACCATGCTGCGCGGTCTGGGCACACCCTACAGCGTGATGCCGGGCGACAGCATCGCCAACACGATCCGGCTCAAGGTGGACAACCAGCGGGGGGTGGATCGCCAATACTGGATCCGGCTGGCGGAGCCGGTCGGGGGACGGGCCATCGTCGCCCCCAATCCCCTGGCCGTGGCGGCCGGGCGCATGAACACGGCGACCATCGTGGTCCTGGTGCCGCGCACCGCCTTTGACGGCGGGGGCGCCGCGGCCGTCTTCGAAGTGGAGGACGGCCTGGGCTACCAGGCCCGCCTGGCGGGCGCCCTGCTCGGCCCGGCGTCGCATCTGGCGGGAAAGGCCGGCGAAGAGTCGATGGATCCGGGAGGAGACGATGACTGA
- the ccoN gene encoding cytochrome-c oxidase, cbb3-type subunit I: MSERIESFAYNDDVVRKFVMATLLWGVVGMLVGLLIALQLIWPALNFDLPFLTFGRLRPLHTNAVIFAFVGNSMFAGIYYSTQRLLKARIFSDLLSRIHFWGWQAIIVSAALTLPFGFTQSREYAELEWPIDIAIAVIWVVFAVNFFMTIARRRERHLYVALWFYIATLITIAILHIFNNLWVIAGPLKSYSIYAGVQDAFMQWWYGHNAVAFFLTTPILGLMYYFLPKAAERPVFSYRLSILHFWTLVFMYIWAGPHHLHYTALPGWASTLGMVFSIMLWMPSWGGMINGLLTLRGAWHKVAEDPILKFFVVAVTFYGMSTFEGPLLSVKTVNALSHYTDWTVGHAHAGALGWNGFMAFGMLYWLAPRLFQTGRLYSRKLAEWHFWLGTVGILLYVVALYSAGITQGLMWRAFDQTGRLLYPDFVETVLRLEPMYMARALGGSLYLLGALIGAWNILMTWSRRPAVYEEPVYEAAALVNVKEEADYSRLGEAGTPMPGLGHAARRFTSLAWHRVWEGRGLLFTVWVAVAVIVASLFEIIPTFLIKSNVPTIASVKPYTPLELYGRDIYVAEGCYNCHSQMIRPFRAEVLRYGEYSKPGEFVYDHPFQWSSRRIGPDLHREGGKRSDFWHLEHFRDPPRMTPGSIMPGYPWFETSLIDFAAIQKRVKAMVILGVPYGDEAARAAELAREQAGRVARAMAEAGGPANLEDKQVVAMIAYLQRLGTDIKSSAAGGAGVLLPQSRAEN; the protein is encoded by the coding sequence ATGAGCGAACGCATCGAGTCCTTTGCCTACAACGATGACGTCGTCCGCAAGTTCGTGATGGCCACGCTGCTGTGGGGCGTGGTCGGCATGCTGGTGGGCCTGCTCATCGCCTTGCAGCTGATCTGGCCCGCCTTGAACTTCGACCTGCCCTTCCTCACCTTCGGCCGGCTGCGTCCGCTGCACACCAATGCCGTCATCTTCGCCTTCGTGGGCAACAGCATGTTCGCCGGCATCTATTACTCGACCCAGCGCCTGCTCAAGGCCCGCATCTTCAGCGATCTCCTGTCGCGCATCCACTTCTGGGGGTGGCAGGCCATCATCGTCTCGGCGGCGCTTACCCTGCCCTTCGGCTTCACCCAAAGCCGCGAGTATGCGGAGCTGGAGTGGCCCATCGACATCGCCATCGCCGTGATCTGGGTCGTCTTCGCCGTCAACTTCTTCATGACCATCGCCCGGCGGCGCGAGCGCCACCTCTACGTGGCCCTCTGGTTCTACATCGCCACCCTCATCACCATCGCCATCCTGCACATCTTCAACAACCTGTGGGTGATCGCCGGCCCGCTCAAGAGCTACTCCATCTACGCCGGCGTGCAGGATGCCTTCATGCAGTGGTGGTACGGCCACAACGCCGTGGCCTTCTTCCTCACCACGCCCATCCTCGGCCTCATGTACTACTTCCTGCCCAAGGCGGCGGAGCGCCCGGTCTTCAGCTACCGGCTCTCCATCCTCCACTTCTGGACCCTCGTCTTCATGTACATCTGGGCCGGGCCCCACCACCTGCACTACACGGCCCTGCCGGGCTGGGCCTCCACCCTGGGCATGGTCTTCAGCATCATGTTGTGGATGCCTTCCTGGGGCGGCATGATCAACGGCCTGCTCACCCTGCGCGGGGCCTGGCACAAGGTGGCCGAGGATCCCATCCTCAAGTTCTTCGTGGTGGCCGTCACCTTCTATGGGATGAGCACCTTCGAGGGGCCCCTCTTGAGCGTGAAGACGGTCAACGCCCTGTCCCACTACACGGACTGGACGGTGGGGCACGCCCATGCCGGCGCCCTGGGCTGGAACGGCTTCATGGCCTTCGGCATGCTCTACTGGCTGGCGCCCCGCCTCTTCCAGACGGGCCGCCTCTACAGCCGCAAGCTGGCCGAATGGCACTTCTGGCTGGGCACGGTGGGCATCCTGCTCTACGTGGTGGCCCTCTACTCGGCGGGCATCACCCAGGGCCTCATGTGGCGCGCCTTCGACCAGACGGGCCGCCTGCTCTACCCCGATTTCGTGGAGACGGTGCTGCGCCTGGAGCCCATGTACATGGCCCGCGCTCTGGGCGGCAGCCTCTACCTGCTGGGCGCCCTCATCGGCGCCTGGAACATCCTCATGACCTGGAGCCGGCGTCCGGCCGTCTACGAGGAGCCGGTCTACGAGGCGGCCGCCCTCGTCAATGTCAAGGAAGAGGCCGACTACAGCCGCCTGGGCGAGGCGGGCACGCCCATGCCCGGCCTCGGGCACGCCGCGCGCCGCTTCACCAGCCTGGCCTGGCACCGCGTGTGGGAGGGTCGCGGCCTGCTCTTCACCGTCTGGGTGGCCGTGGCTGTCATCGTGGCCAGCCTCTTCGAGATCATTCCCACCTTCCTCATCAAGTCCAACGTGCCCACCATCGCCTCGGTCAAGCCCTACACGCCGCTGGAGTTGTACGGGCGGGACATCTACGTGGCGGAGGGCTGCTACAACTGCCACAGCCAGATGATCCGGCCCTTCCGCGCCGAGGTGCTGCGCTATGGCGAATACTCCAAGCCCGGCGAGTTCGTCTACGACCATCCCTTCCAGTGGAGCAGCCGGCGCATCGGTCCCGACCTGCACCGCGAGGGCGGCAAGCGCAGCGACTTCTGGCATCTGGAGCATTTCCGCGACCCGCCGCGCATGACCCCGGGCTCCATCATGCCGGGCTACCCCTGGTTCGAGACGAGCCTGATCGATTTCGCGGCCATCCAGAAGCGGGTGAAGGCCATGGTGATCCTCGGCGTGCCTTACGGGGACGAGGCCGCCCGGGCCGCCGAGCTGGCCCGCGAACAGGCCGGCCGCGTGGCGCGCGCCATGGCCGAGGCGGGCGGTCCCGCGAACCTGGAGGACAAGCAGGTGGTGGCCATGATCGCCTACCTGCAGCGTCTGGGCACCGACATCAAGTCCTCGGCGGCCGGCGGCGCGGGCGTGCTCCTCCCGCAGAGCCGGGCGGAGAACTGA
- a CDS encoding cbb3-type cytochrome c oxidase subunit 3, translating into MGLSAIMGHAGLSGYAIVAMLLFIAVFASLMVRLWRQGRSGRLEEAGRLPLDDGRLATLVDPSTRRRKEG; encoded by the coding sequence ATGGGCCTGTCCGCCATCATGGGACATGCCGGCCTCTCGGGCTATGCGATCGTGGCGATGCTGCTCTTCATCGCCGTCTTCGCCAGCCTGATGGTGCGCCTCTGGCGCCAGGGACGCTCGGGCCGCCTCGAGGAGGCGGGCCGGCTGCCCCTCGATGACGGCCGGCTGGCCACGCTCGTTGATCCATCGACCCGCAGGCGCAAGGAGGGGTGA
- a CDS encoding FixH family protein, giving the protein MTEQTRRGRWWPWAVVALLVLMGTMMAVLIKVAVDDPTHVVEPDYYQKAMRWDDTAALRDASARLGWQVRLDFREVPGELLAGAGHPPPNTLVVAILTDSTGAALAGLNVHLRAFFSARADRVYEADLPEVAGGYGAAFRLGPPGIWDFELSARRDSTTFVWSGTRELGAVRE; this is encoded by the coding sequence ATGACTGAGCAAACGCGGCGCGGCCGCTGGTGGCCCTGGGCCGTCGTCGCCCTGCTGGTCTTGATGGGCACGATGATGGCCGTGCTCATCAAGGTGGCCGTCGACGACCCCACCCATGTGGTGGAGCCGGATTACTACCAGAAGGCCATGCGCTGGGACGACACCGCCGCCCTGCGCGATGCGAGCGCGCGGCTGGGCTGGCAGGTCCGCCTCGACTTCCGCGAAGTGCCGGGCGAGCTGCTGGCGGGGGCGGGCCATCCGCCTCCCAACACGCTGGTCGTGGCCATCCTGACGGACTCGACGGGGGCCGCCCTCGCCGGCCTCAACGTCCACCTGCGCGCCTTCTTCAGCGCCCGCGCCGACCGTGTCTACGAGGCGGATCTGCCGGAGGTGGCGGGAGGCTACGGCGCCGCCTTCCGCCTGGGGCCGCCCGGCATCTGGGACTTCGAGCTGAGCGCCCGCCGCGACAGCACGACCTTCGTCTGGAGCGGCACGCGGGAGCTGGGCGCCGTGCGCGAGTAG
- a CDS encoding sulfite exporter TauE/SafE family protein: MEALFLAVLAASLLGSLHCAGMCGGFVAFYAGGDRSHGRSRLLSHAAYSGGRLLTYALLGVAAGILGRALDLAGAAAGLQRGAAVAAGLLMMLWGLVMLLQVKGLRISTHLPPVFQRLVQEALGQLGDKPPVVKALVLGLLSTLLPCGWLYAFAITAAGTGDPVAGALVMVAFWLGTLPVLLTLGMGVQAMAGPLRRHLPVISALLLMVIGALTVLDRASISVERFRGIGAAVAVEAEQPAATGLKPWELPCCQAPGDSTSSKPHK; encoded by the coding sequence ATGGAGGCTCTGTTCCTGGCCGTGTTGGCCGCCAGCCTGCTGGGCAGCCTGCATTGCGCCGGCATGTGCGGTGGTTTCGTCGCCTTCTACGCGGGGGGGGACCGCTCCCACGGCCGCTCGCGCCTCCTCTCGCACGCCGCCTACAGCGGCGGCCGCCTGCTCACCTATGCCCTGCTGGGGGTGGCGGCCGGGATCCTGGGGCGGGCCCTCGACCTGGCCGGCGCCGCGGCGGGCTTGCAGCGCGGCGCGGCGGTGGCCGCCGGCCTCCTCATGATGCTGTGGGGCCTCGTCATGCTCTTGCAGGTGAAGGGCCTGCGCATCTCCACCCACCTGCCGCCCGTCTTCCAGCGCCTGGTCCAGGAGGCGCTGGGACAATTGGGGGACAAGCCGCCCGTGGTCAAGGCCCTGGTGCTGGGCCTGCTCTCGACCCTGCTTCCCTGCGGCTGGCTCTACGCCTTCGCCATCACCGCCGCCGGCACGGGGGATCCGGTCGCCGGGGCCCTGGTCATGGTGGCTTTCTGGCTGGGCACGCTGCCCGTGCTGCTGACGCTGGGCATGGGCGTGCAGGCGATGGCCGGACCGCTCCGCCGGCATCTGCCCGTGATCAGCGCCCTCCTCCTCATGGTGATCGGCGCCCTGACCGTGCTGGACCGCGCCAGCATCTCGGTGGAGCGCTTCCGCGGGATCGGGGCCGCCGTGGCGGTGGAGGCGGAACAGCCTGCCGCCACGGGGCTCAAACCCTGGGAACTGCCCTGTTGCCAGGCCCCGGGCGACAGCACCAGCTCGAAGCCGCACAAGTGA